In Helianthus annuus cultivar XRQ/B chromosome 8, HanXRQr2.0-SUNRISE, whole genome shotgun sequence, a single genomic region encodes these proteins:
- the LOC118479403 gene encoding auxilin-like protein 1, whose translation MSSKYNKISQATKDGLDGTKHVTRLHDVPGLIRFTDKPVPVSPPKIEAMKFKSSPTRVSVDSFKENETTSTFSGSLNNVSNRRNDPKGSTDFDEEVDVNSAVRKAIEKAQESIRIAKESVGRKKKGLQSFSNKTFKDSFKVEGTSSQVFPDFKDGKKLLVVKKVIDEINEKISKKSTKECSIPVQSCNIYKHEHETLCSNEVDRETTKTETLEAAHEDQAYNMFYKGKMNQNVPQGSYQNDSEKLEEVLEQKDVQNVESDKGGEEVLELFENAKIHDEEGTCEMFCDDFEMTQEDNITDESKEETLDESFDQEFNVKSAGDDKVSEETDNIDGIYVESNIVDMYDNIVETTQDVTEDKESTEEAVASEVCEKTSMDQNESDEDEYEVKSEVNDARCVKTDMDESNKQKNIIDNLAAENDGNANEIKDSLESRYRDKEDETEEPGPSNASGQDHFRRIYEEAAAKERERVRNRSVVERAISEARERAYAEARERAERQRADVKKAIEEARQIKMAEAGEKAAKASVAKDCFCK comes from the exons ATGTCATCTAAGTATAACAAGATCAGCCAAGCAACGAAAGATGGGTTAGATGGGACAAAACACGTCACACGATTACATGATGTTCCTGGATTGATTCGTTTCACCGATAAACCTGTTCCGGTTTCTCCACCAAAAATAGAAGCCATGAAGTTCAAATCTTCACCTACTCGTGTTAGTGTAGATTCGTTTAAAGAGAATGAAACGACGTCAACATTTTCAGGTTCACTGAACAATGTATCTAATCGTAGAAATGATCCAAAAGGATCAACTGATTTTGATGAGGAAGTTGATGTGAATTCAGCTGTAAGAAAAGCCATAGAAAAGGCTCAAGAAAGTATACGCATTGCGAAAGAATCTGTTGGTAGAAAGAAGAAGGGTCTTCAAAGCTTTTCAAATAAAACATTCAAAGATAGCTTTAAAGTTGAAGGTACTTCATCTCAAGTTTTTCCAGATTTCAAGGATGGTAAGAAACTTTTGGTTGTAAAGAAGGTTATAGATGAAATAAATGAGAAAATATCAAAAAAATCAACTAAAGAATGTTCGATACCAGTACAATCTTGTAACATATATAAACATGAACATGAAACCTTGTGTTCTAACGAAGTTGACAGAGAAACAACAAAGACCGAGACCTTGGAGGCTGCGCATGAAGATCAAGCATATAATATGTTTTATAAAGGTAAAATGAATCAAAATGTACCCCAAGGATCTTATCAAAATGATAGTGAGAAACTAGAGGAGGTTCTTGAACAAAAAGATGTTCAAAATGTCGAAAGTGATAAGGGGGGTGAGGAGGTTTTGGAATTGTTTGAAAACGCTAAAATCCATGACGAAGAAGGAACTTGTGAGATGTTTTGTGATGATTTCGAGATGACACAAGAAGATAATATCACCGATGAAAGCAAAGAGGAAACTTTAGATGAATCTTTTGATCAGGAATTCAATGTGAAATCAGCCGGTGATGACAAAGTTTCAGAAGAAACTGACAATATCGATGgtatttatgttgaaagcaacaTTGTTGATATGTATGACAACATAGTGGAAACAACACAAGATGTTACAGAAGACAAAGAATCAACGGAAGAAGCCGTTGCATCAGAGGTTTGCGAAAAGACTTCAATGGATCAAAATGAATCCGATGAGGATGAATATGAAGTGAAATCTGAAGTAAATGATGCGCGTTGTGTGAAGACAGACATGGATGAATCTAACAAACAAAAGAACATTATCGACAACCTGGCGGCAGAGAATGATGGAAATGCAAATGAAATCAAAGATTCGCTAGAATCTCGATATAGAGATAAGGAAGATGAAACCGAGGAGCCTGGGCCGAGCAACGCGTCGGGACAAGATCATTTTAGAAGGATTTATGAGGAAGCAGCTGCTAAAGAAAGGGAACGGGTCAGAAACAGATCAGTAGTTGAAAGGGCAATTTCTGAAGCTCGTGAGCGGGCCTATGCAGAAGCCCGTGAGAGAGCTGAACGTCAACGGGCTGATGTTAAAAAAGCTATAGAGGAAGCTAGACAAATAAAGATGGCAGAGGCCGGTGAAAAGGCTGCTAAAGCTTCTGTTGCGA AAGACTGTTTCTGTAAGTAA